A window of Ruminiclostridium herbifermentans genomic DNA:
GCTGATTAGAGATACTAACCTATATAGCTTGAAAAATAACAAATTGAAATAAAAATGATGATTAATAAAATATAAAAATAATAAACAGAAAGGAAGTTAAAGGATGAAAATAGTTATTTCGTACATTATTACACTAGCAATGATACTGTCAATGAGCTTGACAATAGGGGTATCAACATCAGAAGCAGCAAATAATATAACCATTACTGTTATAGTAAACGGAAGTAAGATAAAATTTCCAGACACACAGCCATGCTTAGATGGAAATAACAGAGTACAGGTACCGGTAAGATTTGTTAGTGAAGCATTAGGAGCTTCTGTATCATGGGTTGGAAGTAATAAATCTGTAGTTGTGGTAAAGGGCAAGGATAAGGTTACATTATATGCAGACAAGAAAAACTACACAGTTAATGGTGTAAACAAGACAATGGATACTATAGCGACCAATAAAAATGGAAGAATACTTGTACCTATACGCTTTGTAAGTGAAGCATTGGGAGCAGTTGTTACCTGGGATGGAACAACACATACAGTAAATATAACAATAAAAGAAGACCAGAATTTTGGGGACGAATTAGGGACAAATCCAAATCCAGACAGAGCGATAACTTTGGAAGAAAAAAAGAGGCTGGATGCATATGCCTTAAATATTGGTGACAATAGCGGGTTGGGATTTACCAAAACGAATCAAGAATTTATTGAGGAAATGAATAAATTAGATTCATCTCGTATAACAGACTACATAGAGTTCGCTACAGGTGCAATAGATGCATTTTGGAATGTTGACTACACAAGGGGAGAAAAAGTATTCAAAGATGCTCTTAGACCGTATTCATCTTCTGAGTTAGCTCTTGATAGATGGTGGGAAGATTATGATAACGATAAAGTTATAGTTAAGGGAAAGTTCTATACAGATACGTCTATGATATATGAAGATGCATCAGGGTCAGTAAGAGTAAGGGGGATAATACGGTGTTATTTAACATCATGTTCGGATATTGAAAGTGGATTCGGAAAGGGAGCAAAACTAAATACATGGCTTGAGATGGATATTGATGTTAAAATTGGATACTTAGGTGGAAGTAAATATTTCTATCAAAAGGTTATTCCTCTTAGTGATAACAGATATATTTAGGAGAAATAGATTAATATGAAAAAGATAATTTTATGTACTTTTTTAATATTTACATTTATACTTCAGTCAATGACATCATTAGCAAAGGTTGATAGTGATGATGAAGACACTCCAAAATTAGAAGCATTCGGCAACTATTTAGTGTTCCCAGTTACATCAAAGAAGGCAAGCGAGTATTCTTGCCTTCACTGGAAGACACAGGGATTTTTGGTGACGGTAATTGATAAAGATGGTACAGTGGTTAAAGCTGATCATAAACATGATGATGTGTCGGGTAAAGCAACAGAAATGCAACCGTTTTTGAAATATTCATCAGCCGCAGTAGGAGACCGAAATTTTGCAGTTGCAATATATAAATCAGCAAAGGGTGTAGTAAAGGGAATTACAGGAGCAGACGGTGATATTACAGAGTCTATAGAAGATTTATATGGATCCGAAGCTTTTAAAGAAATAAAGAAAAAAGGTGGAACAATTAAACTTGAACCTCTTTTTACTGTCTTAGAGGGAAATACAAAAACAAGAATAAAAGTTGGAGAAGGTACGTATAAGTATGTCCAAGAGGATTTTAAAGACTTGAACCTTTACTATACTGTCGAACAAATAAGTGCTGGAAAGTGGTTGGGTGTTTCTTTTGGAACTAATACAATAGATGATATGATAACTAGAAGGCAAACAATTCTGTTCGGACCAGAAAGCGAAAGCAACATTGTTGATTTTTATCCTGTTATTTTAAGAACAGGAACAGAAGATGGCTATTATGTTGGTGATGAAGAAAAGGTATATGAAGCAGTAGTTGAGATGAATGCATTAAATTATAATAGTGATGCAGTACCAAACATTAATATATCAATTACGGGTGGGGAATTATGTGCTCCAAGCACAAGTGGAATTAAGGGTGGTTGTACCTTGCAAAAATAAGCTTTAAACAAATGGTTAGAGGATACAGCTAATTTAGGAGTATCAAAAAAGCTTCCGAACCTCACATCAAAAATCAATAACATAGATTGGCTTGGAAATCTAACTACTTCTAGTGAAAACAAGATATACAGAATGTCCTCAAGGGAAATCCTAATAAGAAACAGCAATATATATTTCAATATAGATGATAATACTACAAAAAGATATTATATATTTAATTGGAAGACTAAGCATAATGCACAAAGAGTTAAAATTACAGCATCAATAAATATTGATAAAAATGTTGATGAAGAGATGAATTATGATAATAATATAGATACAGCACCAATATATCAGTCTGCATCCACTCAACTAACAGATAAGTACCTTGACTATGATGTGTTTTCAAAGGAATTTGAATTGGATATAAACGACAGTAACATTTTAGAGGCGAAAATAGATGAACCAACTCCTAAGGGATACCTATTCAATAGCAATTGGATTAGCAGCACAACAGGAGATTTGTCATGGAATTTAGAAGATAAATATGGATTAGTCAAAGATAGCAAACTTAATGATATAAATAATCAGTACGGTGCAATAAACGATAGTAGTAATAACATAA
This region includes:
- a CDS encoding copper amine oxidase N-terminal domain-containing protein; protein product: MKIVISYIITLAMILSMSLTIGVSTSEAANNITITVIVNGSKIKFPDTQPCLDGNNRVQVPVRFVSEALGASVSWVGSNKSVVVVKGKDKVTLYADKKNYTVNGVNKTMDTIATNKNGRILVPIRFVSEALGAVVTWDGTTHTVNITIKEDQNFGDELGTNPNPDRAITLEEKKRLDAYALNIGDNSGLGFTKTNQEFIEEMNKLDSSRITDYIEFATGAIDAFWNVDYTRGEKVFKDALRPYSSSELALDRWWEDYDNDKVIVKGKFYTDTSMIYEDASGSVRVRGIIRCYLTSCSDIESGFGKGAKLNTWLEMDIDVKIGYLGGSKYFYQKVIPLSDNRYI